A portion of the Bacillota bacterium genome contains these proteins:
- a CDS encoding ABC transporter substrate-binding protein, which produces MVKAKNAIAHCLALVLVFSLVLGQLACAPSVQAASKRITITDSLGRTVRVPYAPQRIIVTNSDTAEMICALGAANYLVGVSDTCLKDPLLKPKLKKAQDVGKWNAPNVEKIVALRPDIVFGYPGYTKDEVIVKLQKAGIPVVLLDCYKWKTLAQDIRTLGKILGKEKQAAEYIAVIEKYQKLIEGRTKKLPLAKKPSTYVESYTDYSSVSAGSGGAQMLEAAGGKNIAGGFRIPYPKVSPEWVLAQNPQVIIKAVSSTSVPSGLGESAEAMKKKRAEIMSRPGWKKISAVQKGRVYIVSSDIWTGPRAVVGIAYMAKWIHPGLFRDLDPAAIHKEILKKFHGVEPKGAWVYP; this is translated from the coding sequence ATGGTGAAAGCGAAAAATGCGATTGCGCACTGTCTGGCTCTTGTTCTGGTTTTCAGCCTGGTCTTGGGGCAGCTTGCCTGCGCTCCGTCAGTCCAGGCAGCATCTAAGAGAATCACCATCACCGATTCCCTGGGGCGAACGGTCAGGGTTCCCTACGCTCCGCAGCGCATCATTGTGACCAACAGCGATACTGCAGAAATGATCTGTGCTTTAGGGGCGGCAAATTATCTTGTCGGCGTCTCGGATACCTGTCTGAAAGACCCGTTATTGAAGCCGAAGCTGAAAAAGGCGCAGGATGTCGGGAAATGGAATGCGCCCAATGTGGAGAAAATTGTGGCCTTAAGGCCTGACATTGTTTTTGGGTATCCAGGATACACCAAAGACGAAGTGATCGTCAAGCTCCAGAAGGCAGGGATTCCGGTAGTCCTTCTCGACTGCTACAAGTGGAAGACTCTCGCCCAGGACATCCGCACCTTGGGCAAGATCCTCGGAAAGGAAAAGCAGGCGGCGGAGTACATCGCCGTAATTGAAAAGTATCAAAAGTTGATCGAAGGCCGGACCAAGAAGCTGCCGCTTGCTAAGAAACCTTCGACCTACGTTGAGAGCTATACCGATTACTCCAGCGTCAGTGCCGGCTCCGGCGGTGCTCAGATGCTGGAGGCTGCTGGAGGAAAGAATATTGCCGGCGGCTTTCGGATTCCCTACCCCAAGGTCAGCCCCGAGTGGGTTCTCGCCCAGAATCCGCAGGTGATCATCAAGGCCGTCAGCAGCACCAGTGTTCCTTCAGGCCTCGGTGAATCCGCGGAAGCGATGAAAAAGAAGCGCGCCGAGATTATGTCGCGGCCGGGCTGGAAGAAGATTTCGGCAGTGCAAAAGGGAAGGGTCTACATCGTCTCCAGCGACATTTGGACGGGCCCCCGGGCGGTGGTGGGGATCGCCTACATGGCCAAATGGATCCACCCCGGCCTCTTCCGGGACCTGGATCCTGCGGCCATCCACAAAGAGATCCTGAAAAAGTTCCACGGCGTCGAGCCGAAGGGCGCCTGGGTTTATCCGTAA